The Latilactobacillus sakei subsp. sakei DSM 20017 = JCM 1157 genome includes a window with the following:
- the rnpM gene encoding RNase P modulator RnpM, producing MKQRKVPMRKDVISQEMKPKKEMVRIVKTAEGEISIDPTGKKSGRGAYVSLEPDAIKTAQAKKILEKTFGIDVSADFYTELFEYVDHQKARQELFGERK from the coding sequence ATGAAACAAAGAAAAGTACCAATGAGAAAAGACGTTATTTCACAAGAAATGAAGCCTAAAAAAGAAATGGTGCGAATTGTTAAAACCGCTGAAGGCGAAATTAGTATCGATCCGACTGGTAAGAAATCTGGTCGCGGTGCCTATGTTTCATTAGAACCAGATGCGATTAAGACAGCTCAAGCTAAGAAAATCTTAGAAAAGACTTTTGGCATTGATGTTTCAGCAGACTTTTACACAGAATTGTTCGAGTATGTTGACCATCAAAAGGCCCGTCAAGAACTATTTGGAGAACGAAAATGA
- a CDS encoding pyridoxamine 5'-phosphate oxidase family protein, whose product MISNEDQAVIDEMIARERTMKERQKIIEAMTHKRRVFKRRLVIVCAAVLTIFLVILYDCLMAYEGWPMMGIVKINILVAIVMFLLSLAIFQKLIKQRPLKNIVQRYHRQLDKRYTDALSASNRWLQFYYHQREISQIIPQILYYLEANPALETIDDAIAYIDNQTASSETYQNNLNAFRNYVKQFNTILLSTADEQGQPSSRQISFVTLNDVPNIWYFGTDPEAPKVSELDLGRAAIYTLPTSEGLRITSNRLKVYRTQYSFSDVAAAYQAQVPGYMESLSKAEKEREIIFAIELESARIDSRLQNKEITFIK is encoded by the coding sequence ATGATTTCTAATGAAGATCAAGCTGTCATAGATGAGATGATTGCCCGCGAACGAACTATGAAAGAGCGGCAAAAAATAATTGAAGCGATGACCCATAAACGGCGGGTTTTTAAACGCCGCTTAGTGATTGTTTGTGCGGCTGTGTTGACCATTTTTTTAGTAATCTTATATGATTGCCTGATGGCATATGAAGGCTGGCCAATGATGGGGATTGTTAAAATTAATATTTTAGTTGCAATCGTAATGTTTCTACTGAGTTTAGCAATTTTTCAAAAACTGATTAAACAGCGTCCATTAAAAAATATTGTTCAACGATATCATAGACAGCTGGATAAGCGTTATACAGATGCGTTATCCGCCTCTAATCGGTGGTTGCAGTTTTATTATCATCAACGAGAAATATCACAAATTATTCCCCAAATTCTTTATTATTTAGAAGCTAATCCGGCGTTAGAGACAATTGACGATGCGATTGCTTATATTGATAATCAAACAGCTAGTTCAGAGACATATCAGAATAACTTAAATGCGTTTCGCAATTACGTTAAGCAATTTAATACAATCCTGCTAAGTACGGCGGACGAACAGGGACAGCCATCTAGTCGACAGATTAGTTTTGTTACGCTCAATGATGTCCCTAATATTTGGTATTTTGGAACGGACCCAGAAGCACCAAAAGTGAGTGAACTGGATCTAGGCCGAGCTGCAATTTATACGCTACCCACGAGTGAGGGGTTGAGGATTACCAGCAATCGGCTCAAGGTATACCGCACCCAGTATAGTTTTAGTGATGTAGCGGCTGCTTATCAAGCACAGGTACCAGGCTATATGGAGAGTCTCTCTAAGGCAGAAAAGGAAAGAGAAATTATTTTTGCTATTGAATTAGAAAGTGCCCGGATCGATAGTCGGCTTCAAAATAAAGAAATTACCTTCATAAAATAA
- a CDS encoding glycosyltransferase family 2 protein, giving the protein MPAHNEEASIEATIDHLATQMNYPTDQYEIIVVNDGSTDRTGIILEALQAKYGQRLRTVTIINNRGKAAGFNSALGFAKGEFILSNDADSKPEVDALWKYMYYFEREGGAQLGAVTGNMLSINKTTLVAEAQQNELNSIIGLIKRSQLSYGGLFAFSGANTMYRKAAVIDVGGWQAEQPTEDIAISWDMQTAGWQAYFAPHIRFFMDVPETLPELVKQRRRWTSGGIYVLLTKSFGILRHPIKHFSMVPIIIDYGLSIIWSLFYWISMATFIVLQIGYVINQDWHRLLSSLSIAAIFITIEILVGLIQLVQASYFNDGGRSLKYIAFAPWYILIYWMVNTYTVAVEIVPTIRQIIRGKDAGVWKSPTRSTEAIGKREGEDSDE; this is encoded by the coding sequence GTGCCGGCGCATAATGAAGAAGCTTCGATTGAAGCCACGATTGATCATTTAGCAACCCAAATGAATTATCCAACCGATCAATATGAAATCATTGTCGTCAACGATGGGTCAACGGATAGAACCGGCATTATTTTAGAAGCATTACAAGCAAAGTATGGGCAACGGTTACGAACGGTCACGATTATTAATAATCGGGGCAAGGCAGCCGGCTTTAATAGTGCTTTAGGATTTGCCAAAGGCGAATTTATTTTGTCCAATGATGCTGATTCCAAACCAGAAGTTGATGCCTTATGGAAGTATATGTACTATTTTGAGCGTGAAGGCGGGGCGCAATTAGGTGCCGTGACTGGCAATATGTTGTCGATCAATAAGACGACTCTAGTGGCAGAAGCCCAGCAAAATGAATTGAATTCAATCATTGGCTTAATTAAGCGCTCGCAGCTTTCTTATGGTGGATTGTTTGCCTTTTCTGGGGCTAATACGATGTACCGTAAGGCAGCAGTGATTGATGTTGGTGGTTGGCAAGCAGAACAACCAACTGAAGATATTGCGATTTCATGGGATATGCAGACCGCAGGCTGGCAAGCTTATTTTGCACCGCACATTCGGTTTTTTATGGATGTGCCAGAAACACTGCCGGAACTCGTTAAGCAGCGGCGAAGATGGACTTCTGGCGGGATCTACGTGCTCTTGACGAAATCGTTTGGTATTTTACGGCATCCAATTAAGCACTTTTCGATGGTCCCGATTATCATTGATTATGGTTTGAGTATCATTTGGTCGTTATTTTATTGGATCAGCATGGCGACTTTTATTGTCCTTCAAATTGGTTACGTAATTAATCAGGATTGGCACCGGCTCCTTTCGAGTTTGTCTATTGCAGCAATTTTTATCACGATTGAAATATTGGTCGGATTAATTCAATTGGTGCAAGCCTCCTATTTTAATGATGGGGGCCGTTCGTTGAAGTATATCGCCTTTGCACCTTGGTATATCTTGATTTATTGGATGGTTAATACGTATACCGTAGCGGTCGAGATTGTGCCAACGATTCGCCAAATTATCCGGGGCAAAGATGCTGGCGTTTGGAAATCACCGACACGTTCGACAGAAGCAATCGGAAAACGAGAAGGGGAGGATTCAGATGAGTAA
- a CDS encoding Dam family site-specific DNA-(adenine-N6)-methyltransferase: MQTALFFTDKYEIDKNLKKKAMRSPLFYVGDKYKLMPQLKELFPKNIETYYDVFCGGGSASINVDAKSFVMNDVDSKVIALHQHLQENSINIDAFIKRMYGLIEGYELSHSEYGNNSEIEALKKVYNKTYFAKYNKKSYLNLREDYNANQYNIDLLYLLLIYGFNHMIRFNKQGKFNLPVGNVDWNRNVSNALVNYSKWFNTNNVRLSPGMDFESFVESQKIKAGDFLYFDPPYLITFSDYNKLWGETEEKRLYRLLDRLSEKGIFWGLSNMLYHKEKQNNILLKWAQKYNVYRIESNYISRFDNTVKSSSKEIYVTNY, encoded by the coding sequence ATGCAAACAGCTCTTTTTTTTACAGATAAATATGAAATTGATAAGAATTTAAAAAAGAAAGCTATGCGGTCACCTTTATTTTATGTTGGGGATAAATACAAATTAATGCCCCAACTAAAGGAGTTATTTCCTAAGAATATAGAAACGTACTATGATGTTTTTTGTGGTGGAGGAAGTGCATCTATTAATGTTGATGCTAAAAGCTTTGTAATGAACGATGTTGATTCAAAGGTAATTGCATTGCATCAACATCTACAAGAGAATTCGATTAATATTGACGCGTTCATAAAGAGAATGTATGGTTTGATTGAAGGGTACGAACTAAGCCATTCTGAATATGGCAATAATTCTGAAATTGAAGCGTTAAAGAAGGTTTATAATAAAACCTATTTTGCAAAGTATAATAAAAAGTCTTACTTAAATTTGAGAGAAGATTACAATGCCAATCAGTATAATATCGATCTGTTATATTTATTGTTGATTTACGGATTTAATCACATGATTCGTTTTAATAAGCAAGGAAAATTTAATTTGCCTGTTGGAAATGTAGATTGGAATAGAAATGTCTCTAACGCACTAGTGAATTATTCCAAATGGTTTAACACCAATAATGTTCGGTTATCACCTGGGATGGATTTTGAATCGTTTGTTGAGTCACAAAAAATTAAAGCTGGGGATTTTTTATATTTCGATCCCCCCTACCTGATTACATTCAGTGATTATAATAAGCTCTGGGGTGAGACTGAAGAAAAAAGATTGTATCGACTGTTGGATCGTCTCTCTGAGAAAGGAATATTTTGGGGACTATCAAATATGCTCTATCATAAAGAAAAGCAAAATAACATTTTACTAAAGTGGGCTCAAAAGTATAATGTATATCGAATTGAGAGTAACTATATTTCTAGATTTGACAACACTGTAAAAAGTAGTAGTAAAGAAATTTACGTTACTAATTATTAA
- a CDS encoding AlwI family type II restriction endonuclease — MSERRKPISFDTTLRNPSRIPQFISILSKFEGKVINDQVALELEGEIIRWKIFEPTKKTLGKYVKSYNKKFNFKAADQSIGASEKVDKYYRRWDESEPGKAKLTEIIYLLQNTMTAHKDAGWNGGWESRLGTQFNFLNELGFVQVVKDGKVQISPNGKLMITEYENGYPLKENHDESFEQSAFLNAFSKYQINNPYRKNTIKVNFFPLVLNVIKYLDEKYNRPGVSRQDIPFIIAWGNNDFASLAEYIHSFREKFKYNTTDERVYDYAMNIMDDSTPSDVIAEASSEFIISKKRDYKFEKITGETPDEVIRKLRLTMLISLRGAGRFIDINRNERKKINYVLNNYATNIDFDEDKSEYFEYMGEIDNELRFSQYIDETEEAKDAKEKAIESWSSKKDWDFLKVEMMNSIEKQPSTDLILKYVKETVRLEFLSAIVLKKALPKIKVIANYKADDQGIPFNTAGGGNGSKSGADIDIFEDEIHAIVEPTISRARSFQVEHEIPSIRNHVRTTANKDFKEKKKFNNWFSLFIASNISRDVGDQVALIKSLNNIDIFPWDIEDFVEYSKNINSIEDYKVIREYVKPQTMPGQ; from the coding sequence ATGAGTGAAAGAAGGAAGCCAATTTCATTCGATACAACGTTACGGAATCCAAGCAGGATTCCGCAATTTATTTCAATTCTCAGTAAATTTGAAGGAAAAGTAATCAATGATCAAGTCGCATTAGAATTAGAAGGTGAAATAATTCGCTGGAAGATATTTGAACCAACCAAAAAAACATTGGGTAAGTATGTAAAATCATATAATAAAAAATTCAATTTTAAGGCTGCCGATCAATCAATAGGTGCAAGCGAAAAAGTAGATAAGTATTATCGAAGATGGGACGAGAGTGAGCCAGGTAAAGCAAAACTAACTGAGATTATATATCTACTTCAAAATACAATGACAGCTCATAAAGATGCCGGATGGAATGGAGGCTGGGAATCTAGACTGGGTACTCAGTTTAATTTTTTAAATGAACTAGGTTTTGTTCAGGTAGTAAAAGACGGGAAAGTCCAAATTTCTCCTAATGGAAAATTGATGATCACTGAATATGAGAATGGCTATCCACTAAAAGAAAACCACGACGAAAGTTTTGAACAGTCAGCTTTTCTAAATGCTTTTTCTAAATATCAAATCAATAATCCTTATCGAAAGAACACTATAAAAGTAAATTTTTTTCCTTTAGTACTCAATGTTATCAAATATTTGGATGAGAAGTATAATCGGCCAGGTGTTTCAAGACAAGATATACCTTTTATTATTGCTTGGGGGAATAATGATTTTGCAAGTTTAGCCGAGTACATACATTCTTTCAGAGAGAAATTTAAATATAATACTACTGATGAAAGAGTTTATGATTATGCAATGAACATAATGGATGATTCTACACCGAGTGATGTTATCGCAGAAGCGAGCTCGGAATTTATTATTTCTAAAAAAAGAGATTATAAGTTTGAGAAGATAACTGGAGAAACACCTGATGAGGTTATACGTAAACTTAGATTAACAATGTTAATTTCACTCAGAGGAGCAGGCCGTTTTATTGACATTAATAGAAATGAGCGAAAAAAAATTAATTATGTGCTTAATAACTATGCAACAAATATAGATTTTGATGAGGATAAATCCGAATACTTTGAATATATGGGGGAAATTGATAATGAATTACGGTTTAGCCAGTACATTGACGAAACCGAGGAGGCAAAAGATGCTAAAGAGAAAGCAATCGAAAGTTGGTCTTCAAAAAAAGATTGGGATTTTCTGAAGGTTGAAATGATGAACAGTATTGAGAAGCAGCCTTCTACTGATTTAATTCTAAAATATGTAAAAGAAACTGTGCGATTGGAGTTTCTGTCTGCTATCGTCCTCAAGAAAGCTCTTCCGAAAATAAAAGTTATTGCAAATTATAAGGCAGACGACCAAGGTATCCCATTTAATACTGCAGGTGGAGGAAATGGTAGTAAAAGCGGTGCAGATATTGATATTTTCGAAGATGAGATTCATGCAATTGTAGAACCAACGATTTCTAGAGCAAGAAGTTTTCAAGTAGAACATGAAATACCGTCGATAAGAAATCACGTAAGGACTACAGCAAATAAAGACTTTAAAGAAAAAAAGAAATTTAATAATTGGTTTTCTTTATTCATAGCTTCCAATATCTCGCGAGATGTTGGAGACCAAGTGGCATTAATTAAAAGTTTGAATAACATTGATATATTTCCATGGGATATAGAAGATTTTGTCGAATATTCCAAGAATATAAATTCTATTGAAGATTACAAGGTTATTCGTGAATATGTGAAACCACAGACTATGCCTGGTCAGTAA
- a CDS encoding L7Ae/L30e/S12e/Gadd45 family ribosomal protein: MSEQPDRLLQLLGICMRARQLVSGEEQVLKAIQQSKAKLVFIGQDISPLTQKKLTDKSHFYKIPETKAYTAAQLTQAIGLHRATIAVVDAGFAKKMITLLG, encoded by the coding sequence ATGAGTGAACAACCAGACCGTTTATTGCAACTCTTAGGCATTTGTATGAGAGCAAGGCAACTGGTCAGTGGGGAAGAACAGGTCCTAAAAGCCATTCAGCAGTCAAAAGCTAAATTGGTTTTTATCGGCCAGGATATCAGCCCACTGACGCAGAAGAAATTGACTGATAAGAGTCATTTCTACAAAATCCCAGAAACAAAGGCCTACACCGCGGCCCAACTAACCCAAGCAATTGGATTACATAGAGCCACCATAGCGGTTGTCGACGCTGGGTTTGCCAAAAAGATGATAACGCTACTGGGATAA
- the nusA gene encoding transcription termination factor NusA, which produces MSKEMLGALDALEQEKGVKKEIVIEALEAALVSAYKRNYGQAQNVEVEFDQKKGNIHVYAVKEVTDEVFDSRLEVSYQDALEINKAYEVGDTIRFEVTPKDFGRIAAQTAKQVIMQRVREAERSIIYNEYSQYENEIMQGIVERRDNKFIYVNLGKIEAVLSKQDQIPNEVYNAHDRIKVYVSKVENTTKGPQVFVSRTHPDLVKRLFEQEVPEIYDGTVEIVSIAREAGDRTKMAVRSTDPNVDPVGTCVGPKGQRVQLVVNELHGENMDIVKWEEDPSDYIANALNPAEVIAVQFNDGNEHTCTVIVPDYQLSLAIGKKGQNARLAAKLTGYKIDIKPESEVEFVDGDDSEDESAVVEGFEEETITPETTEETVAVAPETAEVAEDIEQPAETVVDSEEQPQE; this is translated from the coding sequence ATGAGCAAGGAAATGTTAGGCGCCCTAGATGCGCTAGAACAAGAAAAAGGTGTTAAGAAAGAAATCGTCATTGAAGCACTTGAAGCAGCGCTTGTTTCGGCTTATAAACGAAACTACGGTCAAGCTCAAAATGTGGAAGTTGAATTCGATCAAAAGAAGGGTAACATCCACGTTTATGCTGTCAAAGAAGTGACTGATGAAGTTTTCGATTCACGTTTGGAAGTTAGCTATCAAGATGCTTTAGAAATTAACAAAGCATATGAAGTTGGCGATACAATTCGTTTTGAAGTGACACCTAAGGATTTTGGTCGGATTGCCGCCCAAACTGCTAAGCAAGTTATTATGCAACGGGTTCGCGAAGCTGAAAGAAGTATTATTTACAACGAATACAGCCAATACGAAAACGAAATTATGCAAGGGATTGTTGAACGTCGCGATAACAAGTTTATCTACGTTAACTTAGGTAAGATCGAAGCTGTTTTAAGTAAGCAAGATCAAATCCCTAACGAAGTGTATAACGCACATGACCGGATCAAGGTTTATGTTTCTAAAGTGGAAAACACAACTAAAGGCCCTCAAGTCTTTGTTAGTCGGACACACCCTGATTTGGTAAAACGTTTATTTGAACAAGAAGTGCCAGAAATTTATGACGGAACAGTTGAAATTGTGTCAATCGCAAGAGAAGCTGGCGACCGGACTAAGATGGCAGTTCGTTCAACAGACCCTAACGTGGATCCAGTCGGAACATGTGTTGGTCCTAAGGGGCAACGGGTTCAATTAGTCGTTAATGAATTACACGGCGAAAACATGGATATTGTGAAGTGGGAAGAAGATCCTTCAGACTACATCGCCAATGCCTTGAACCCAGCCGAAGTCATCGCTGTTCAATTTAACGATGGCAACGAACATACATGTACGGTAATCGTCCCTGATTACCAATTGTCATTGGCAATCGGTAAAAAAGGTCAAAATGCCCGTTTAGCTGCTAAGTTAACAGGTTACAAGATCGACATCAAACCTGAATCAGAAGTCGAATTTGTCGATGGCGATGATAGTGAAGATGAATCAGCCGTGGTTGAAGGTTTCGAAGAAGAAACAATCACACCAGAGACTACTGAAGAAACAGTTGCAGTAGCCCCTGAAACGGCAGAAGTTGCTGAAGACATCGAACAACCAGCAGAAACTGTTGTTGATTCTGAAGAACAACCACAAGAATAA
- the rbfA gene encoding 30S ribosome-binding factor RbfA — protein MKHRVGRVEQEIQREVNDILLKRVRDPRVEGVTITDINLSGDLQHVKVYYSILSNLASDAEKAQKGLDKAKGLIRSELGQRIKLYKIPEITFEQDGSVRYGEHIDELLRKLHQDEAQR, from the coding sequence ATGAAACATCGTGTCGGTCGTGTTGAACAAGAAATTCAACGTGAAGTTAATGATATTTTATTAAAACGTGTACGTGATCCCCGAGTTGAAGGGGTAACGATTACAGATATTAATCTGAGTGGTGACTTACAACACGTGAAGGTTTATTACAGTATCTTGTCTAATCTAGCCAGTGATGCTGAAAAAGCACAAAAAGGTTTGGATAAAGCTAAAGGCTTGATTCGTAGCGAACTTGGGCAACGAATTAAGTTATACAAGATTCCAGAAATTACCTTTGAACAAGATGGTTCAGTTCGTTATGGTGAACATATCGACGAATTATTGCGTAAGTTACATCAAGATGAAGCACAGCGTTAG
- the rimP gene encoding ribosome maturation factor RimP: protein MSTVVETVHDLLVPILDQHHFELVDVEFVKEGSSWYLRVFIDKPNGIDLEDCALVNDALSEKLDSIDPDPIPQAYFLDVSSPGAERPLKKEADFQNALGEYIHISLYQAVDGEKIYQGILKALDQETLTLAIKIKTRQKEVTFNRKEIAKARLAIEF, encoded by the coding sequence TTGAGTACCGTTGTGGAAACAGTTCATGATCTACTCGTGCCGATACTAGATCAACACCATTTTGAGCTAGTCGACGTTGAATTTGTTAAAGAAGGTAGTAGCTGGTATCTACGTGTCTTCATTGATAAACCAAACGGCATTGACCTTGAAGATTGTGCCTTAGTTAACGATGCGTTAAGTGAGAAACTGGATTCAATCGACCCGGATCCAATTCCGCAGGCTTATTTCTTAGATGTTTCATCACCTGGTGCAGAGCGTCCTTTGAAGAAGGAAGCCGATTTTCAAAATGCACTTGGCGAATACATTCATATCTCGTTATATCAAGCCGTTGATGGCGAGAAGATTTATCAAGGAATATTAAAGGCGCTTGATCAAGAGACCTTAACATTAGCCATTAAAATTAAAACGCGTCAAAAAGAAGTGACATTTAATCGCAAGGAAATTGCCAAAGCTCGCTTAGCAATTGAATTTTAG
- the infB gene encoding translation initiation factor IF-2, translating into MGKKRIYELAKEINVASKDILETANKKGYDLKNHMATIDDNQEKTLRAAFQTKATPAASKPATPAAPKASEKSESGKIKINKTAIRRRPEADKKPVQHSNNRPQANANRNGQASNGQNRTNNARPNNNSARPNNSRPNTNSRPNNNSQNRSTSANHPMSLQEQISQANARRQRTQERIQQQREQREADEKKRREQASRPRPTRNNASNNRPSNGKPTNGARPTTNSPRPTVTKDGRPLGSSRPNNNNSARPNTTNNRPTNSRPATTPSRPVSAQEMQQKMQANTVSASKPASNNTASKPKNFGPDKKRGGGYNSYGNSQQRFNKKRKKTRKQQLAEQNAAKKEMPQRKERPLPEVLVFSEGMNVADIAKKIHREPAEIIKKLFMLGIMVNMNQSLDKDTIELLATDYGIEAEQKVEVDIADIDSVFETEAKSDANLVSRPPVVTIMGHVDHGKTTLLDNLRNSHVTDGEAGGITQHIGAYQTKLNDRLITFLDTPGHAAFTNMRARGADITDIIILVVAADDGVMPQTIEAINHAKAAKAPIIVAVNKIDKPGANPDHVMEQLMGYGLVPEDWGGDTIFVKISAKTGENIDDLLEMVLLEADVLELKANRDQKAVGTVIEARLDKGKGPVASLLVQQGTLRIGDPIVVGNTFGRVRVMTNDRGRRVKEVFPSEPVEITGLNDVPQAADRFVVFEDEKTARAAGEERAKRALLKERSRSNPVTLDNLFETMKQGELKEVGVIIKVDVQGSTEALAGSLRKIEVEGVRVNIIHEAVGAINESDVTLAAASNAIIIGFNVRPTPQAKIQADAEQVDIRLHRIIYKAIEEIEAAMKGMLEPVYEEKVTGQLTVRETYNVSKIGTIAGCIVDTGVIQRDSGVRLIRDSIVIYEGKLSSLKRFKDDVKEVKTGFECGVTIEDYNDIKIDDQIEAYVMEEVPVK; encoded by the coding sequence ATGGGTAAAAAACGTATCTATGAATTAGCTAAAGAAATTAATGTTGCTAGCAAAGACATTTTAGAGACTGCCAACAAAAAAGGCTATGATCTCAAGAATCACATGGCAACAATTGATGATAATCAAGAAAAAACATTGCGAGCTGCTTTCCAAACAAAAGCAACACCAGCTGCAAGTAAACCAGCAACACCTGCCGCACCTAAAGCGAGCGAAAAATCAGAAAGTGGTAAGATCAAGATCAATAAAACTGCTATCCGTCGCCGCCCAGAAGCCGACAAAAAACCAGTGCAACATTCAAACAACCGACCACAAGCTAATGCTAACCGTAACGGTCAAGCAAGCAATGGTCAAAACCGGACAAACAATGCGCGTCCTAACAACAATAGCGCTCGTCCTAATAACAGCCGTCCTAACACAAACAGTCGGCCAAATAACAATAGCCAAAATCGTTCAACAAGCGCTAACCATCCAATGAGCTTACAAGAACAGATTTCACAGGCTAATGCACGTCGTCAAAGAACCCAAGAACGGATTCAACAACAACGTGAACAACGTGAAGCAGACGAAAAGAAGCGTCGTGAACAAGCAAGTCGTCCACGTCCAACAAGAAACAATGCTTCAAACAACCGCCCATCAAACGGCAAACCAACAAACGGTGCACGTCCAACGACTAACAGTCCAAGACCAACCGTTACAAAAGATGGTCGCCCATTAGGTAGCAGCCGTCCAAACAATAACAATAGTGCACGTCCTAATACGACGAATAACCGACCAACAAACAGTCGTCCAGCAACGACACCATCACGGCCAGTTTCTGCACAAGAAATGCAACAAAAAATGCAAGCTAATACTGTTAGTGCTTCTAAACCAGCATCAAACAATACAGCAAGCAAGCCAAAGAACTTTGGCCCAGATAAAAAACGTGGCGGTGGCTATAACAGCTATGGCAATAGCCAACAACGTTTCAATAAGAAACGTAAGAAGACACGTAAGCAACAATTAGCTGAACAAAACGCAGCTAAGAAGGAAATGCCACAACGTAAAGAACGTCCATTACCAGAAGTATTAGTTTTCTCTGAAGGGATGAACGTTGCGGATATCGCTAAGAAGATTCATCGCGAACCAGCTGAAATTATCAAGAAGTTATTCATGTTAGGCATTATGGTTAACATGAACCAATCACTTGATAAGGATACGATCGAATTATTAGCAACTGATTACGGTATCGAAGCAGAACAAAAAGTTGAAGTGGATATCGCTGATATTGATTCAGTCTTTGAAACAGAAGCTAAGAGTGATGCTAACCTTGTAAGCCGCCCACCAGTTGTCACAATCATGGGTCACGTTGATCATGGTAAGACAACATTATTGGATAACCTTCGTAACAGTCACGTTACTGATGGTGAAGCCGGCGGGATTACACAACATATCGGTGCTTACCAAACGAAGTTAAACGATCGTTTAATCACGTTCTTGGATACACCAGGACATGCGGCCTTCACTAACATGCGTGCACGTGGTGCTGATATTACTGATATCATCATCTTAGTTGTCGCTGCTGATGATGGTGTGATGCCACAAACAATCGAAGCTATTAACCATGCGAAGGCTGCTAAAGCCCCAATTATCGTTGCGGTTAATAAAATCGATAAACCAGGTGCTAACCCCGACCACGTGATGGAACAATTAATGGGTTACGGCCTTGTTCCTGAAGACTGGGGTGGCGATACAATCTTTGTTAAGATCTCAGCTAAAACTGGTGAAAACATTGATGACTTGCTTGAAATGGTTCTTCTTGAAGCCGACGTGCTTGAATTGAAGGCTAACCGTGATCAAAAAGCGGTTGGGACAGTTATTGAAGCCCGCCTTGATAAAGGTAAGGGACCTGTTGCCTCATTATTAGTACAACAAGGGACATTACGGATCGGTGATCCAATCGTTGTTGGGAATACCTTTGGTCGTGTCCGTGTCATGACAAATGATCGCGGTCGTCGTGTTAAAGAAGTCTTCCCATCAGAACCAGTTGAAATTACTGGGTTAAATGATGTGCCACAAGCAGCTGATCGTTTCGTTGTCTTTGAAGACGAAAAAACAGCTCGTGCTGCTGGTGAAGAACGTGCTAAACGGGCCCTCTTGAAGGAACGTAGCCGTTCAAACCCTGTCACATTAGATAACTTGTTTGAAACAATGAAACAAGGTGAATTAAAAGAAGTTGGCGTTATTATCAAAGTCGACGTTCAAGGTTCAACAGAAGCCTTGGCTGGTAGTTTACGGAAGATCGAAGTCGAAGGCGTACGCGTGAATATTATTCATGAAGCCGTTGGTGCGATTAACGAAAGTGACGTCACATTAGCTGCTGCAAGTAACGCTATCATTATCGGTTTCAACGTTCGTCCTACACCACAAGCTAAGATCCAAGCTGATGCTGAACAAGTTGATATTCGTTTACACCGAATCATCTACAAGGCAATCGAAGAAATCGAAGCTGCTATGAAGGGTATGTTAGAACCAGTTTACGAAGAAAAAGTAACAGGTCAATTAACTGTTCGTGAAACATATAATGTTTCTAAGATCGGGACAATTGCCGGTTGTATCGTTGATACTGGTGTTATCCAACGTGATAGTGGTGTCCGCTTGATTCGTGATAGTATCGTGATTTATGAAGGTAAACTTTCAAGCTTGAAACGTTTCAAAGATGACGTTAAAGAAGTTAAAACCGGCTTTGAATGTGGTGTGACAATCGAAGATTACAATGATATCAAGATTGATGATCAAATTGAAGCCTACGTGATGGAAGAAGTACCTGTTAAATAA